The Alicyclobacillus macrosporangiidus CPP55 genome segment ATACCTCGGGGTCGAACCGGACTCCGACGCCACCGGGGTGCTGCAGGATGTGCACTGGTCCGGCGGAGACTTTGGGTACTTCCCGTCCTATTCGCTGGGGAACATCTACGCCGCCCAGTTCCGGCACCAGCTGGCGAAGGAGATCCCGGATTACATGGAGCAGGTGCGCCGCGGGGAGATGCTCGAGATCAAGCGCTGGCTGAACGAGAAGATCCACCGTTTCGGCAAGACCCTGACGCCCGGCGAGATCGTCCGCCAGGTGACCGGCGAGGACATCAACGCCAAGTACCTGATTGACTACCTTCACGAGAAGTTCGATCCGTTGTACCACCTGGCCTGACCCTGGCGGGGCCGGCTGACCGGCCCCCTTGGCCTGGGGGTAACGCGGGAGAGGAGATGCGGATTTTATGGAAGAGATCCAGTCGCTCGATCAGTACTTCACGGTGGTGCGCGGCGACCGGCCCGTGGTGATGATCTTCTCCGCCGGCTGGTGCCCGGATTGCCGTTATCTGGACACGTTCATCGACCAGGTCATCCGGGACAATCCGGACTTCGGCTTCTATAAGGTGGACCGGGATCGGTTCGGGGAGCTGTGCGAGACCCTCGACATCCTCGGCATCCCGAGCCTCGTGGCCTACCGCGAGGGCCAGGTGGTGGGCCGATTCGTCAGCAAGCTCCGCAAGACCAAGGAGGAAGTGCAGTCCTTCCTGGACGACGTCCGCGCGAAGGTGGCACCGGCGTCGTGACGGGTGGAGTGGGGACGGACAGCCGGACGTGGTTTTTGCGCGACCAGGATGAGCGCGTGCGCCACGAAGTGGTGGCTAAGCTCTCCGCCGCGTTCGCCGAACGGGCGGCGCGCTACGATGAGGAGGGCAGCTTCCCCCACGAGAACATCGAGGCCTTGCGGGCCAGCGGCTACGTCCGCTGGACGGTGCCGAAGCGATTCGGGGGCGAGGAGATCTCGCTGTACGAGATGCTTCTGCATCAGGAGCAGCTGGCGCGCGGCGACGGATCAACCGCGCTGGCCATCGGCTGGCATGTGGGCATGATGCTGAACCTGCGCGCGAGCGGGGCCTTCCCGGAGCCGCTGTTCGAGGAGGTCTGCCGGTCCGTGGTCGCGCGCGGGGCGCTCATCAACAGTTGCGCCAGCGAGCCGGTGACCGGGAGTCCGAGCCGCGGCGGGCGGCCGCAGACCACCGCGTACCCCGAGCCGGGCGGATACCGAATCCGGGGACGCAAAACGTTCAGCACCCTCAGCCCGGCCCTCGACTGGATCCTGATCACCGCGGGCATCGACGGATCGCCGGACGTCGGCGAGTTTCTGCTGCGCGGCGAGGACGTCCAGGTCGTCGAGACGTGGAACGTCATGGGGATGCGGGCGACCGGGAGCCACGACATCGTGATGGACGACGTGTTCGTTCCCGCGGAGCGCTTGGTCAGCCGCCTGCAGCCCGGGCAGAAATCGCCGCGCAACCGGGACGGCGGAGGCTGGATGCTGCATATCCCGGCGACGTACCTGGGGGTCGCCCTGGCGGCCCGCGACACGGCGGTGCGATACGCGGCCACCTACCAGCCCAACAGTCTGCCACACCCCATCGCAAAGGTGGATCACATCCAGGAGAAAATGGGGCAGATGGAGCTGAAGTTGTTGGCGGCGCGAACCCTCATGTACGACCTGGCGCGGCGCTGGGACGAGGCGGACGCCCAGACGCGTCTGGCGCTGCGGCCGCAGCTCGGCGCCGTGAAGACCCTGGCGACCAACAGTGCCCTCGAGGTGGTCGATCTCGCTATGCGGATCGTGGGCGCGCGCAGCCTGTGGAAAGACCTGCCGCTGGAGCGGTTCTACCGGGATGTGCGGGCGGGTCTGCACAATCCGCCGATGGACGATGTGGTGTACCGGATGTTGGCGGATGCGGCGGTGCAGGACGTAACGCAGCCGGGCCTCTCCCGCTCCGGAAGATGAGCGGCCTCAGAATTTCGGCCAACGGCCCTGCGTATGCGTGGGGCCGGGACCAAAGGAGGGGATGCGCCCGTGCGGATCGACATATTCCAAGACACCGTCTGCCCGTGGTGCCGCATCGGCAAAGTGCACCTGTTTGAAGCGTTGAAGCAATGGCAGGAGGAGCCGGTGGAGATTCACTGGCGCGCGTTTCTGTTGGATCCCGGGACTCCGGTGGAAGGCCGCCCGTTCTCCAGCCTGGCGGAGAAGCTCGGGGGCCCGGAGCGGTTGAAACAAATGCACCAGCGCATCTGCGAGATCGGGAAGGCGTGCGGCATCGACTTCAATTTTTCGGAGATCGAACGGCTGCCGAATACCCGCCTGTCTCACCAACTCATTCGGCTGACGCCGGAGCCGCTGCGGACCCAAATGGTGGAGGCCATCACTCGGGCGTATTTCGAAGAAGGACGCGACATCGGCCGGATGGATGTCCTTCTCGACCTGGCCGAGGGTCTCGGCCTCGACCGGGCTCGGACGAAACGCCAGCTGGAGGAGGGCGAAGGGCTCGGGGAAGTGGAAGAAGACCTCGCCTTCGCCCGTGACGCCGGGATCAGCGGCGTCCCCTTCTTCATCTTCAATGGACGCCTGGCCGTGTCCGGTGCGCAGCCGGTGGACGTGTTCCTGGAGGCCCTGAATGAAGCGAAGCGGTTGTCCCAGGGGAATTGAGCGGTACACAACAGAGCGCGTGACAGAACGAAGCCCCTATCCGGAAACGGGTGGGGGCCTTTTTGGTTTTGAAAGAAGGTGCCTTCTCATACAACACCAGGTTCGTGCAACGTTCTGATCACCGCAGGTGATCATTCCATACTGCTAGCATTGCAGGTCAAATGATTCGTGTCATTGTTTCAGATGGAAAACATTCGTATGCAAATCTCTGAATCCTCTGTGTTATAATGAGCGAGTCTAAGCTGGGCAGCCCTAGCATGAGCACACGTTCACAGTCGTCAAGAATGCTGTACGGAATAAACGGGCTTATAAGAGGGGGACTTGTGATGGGATACAATTTCGCGAGAGCAGTTGATGAAATCGCTAACAAAGCTCCGGAACGCTTGGCGGTGCTGTGCGTGGACGAGGCCGGGCGTGAGCGGCGGCTGACCTACGGCCAACTGCGGCGGGACACCAATCGCCTGGCGAGCGCCCTGGCGCGGGTCGGCGTGGGGCGTGGGCAGCGGGTGTTGGTCCTGTTGCCGCGCGGCGTGGAACCGTACGTGGTGTACCTGGCGCTGTTGAAGCTGGGAGCCACCGTGATGCCGAGCTCCGAGATGCTGCGTGCGGGGGACATCCGCTACCGCGTTCAGCACGCCGAGGCCAGTGTCGTGATTGCCCACGCCAGACTGACGGGAGAGGTCGACGCGGTCCGCGGCGAGTGTCCGAGTCTGTGCCATTTCTTCTCGGTCGGCGGTGCGGTGCCGGAGTGGGCGTCTCTGGAGGATACGATGGAGTTGGGGTCGAGCGCGGATTTCGTCGTGCCGACGGCGGACGACGACATGGCGTTTTTGTCGTACACCAGCGGGACCACCGGTGGCCCCAAGGGGGTCGTGCACACCTATCGCTGGCCTCTGGAGCACCTGAGGGTGGCGGGGACGTATTGGTTTGACGCGCAGCCAGGCGAGGTGGCCTGGGCGACGGCGGGTCCCGGATGGGCCAAGTGGGTTTGGAGCCCCTTCGTGTCGGTCCTCGGAAATGGGGCAACGGCCTTCGTGTACCAGGGGCGGTTCCAACCGGAGCGCTATCTGGAATTGCTGGAACGGTATCAGGTGTCGCTGCTCTGCGCCACGCCCACCGAGTACCGGCTGATGGCCAAGGTCCGGGGACTGGAGCGTTACCAGGTGCAGCTCCGCTCCGCCTGCTCGGCCGGTGAGCCGCTCAACCGCGAGGTGATCGACACGTTCCGGCGTGTGTACGGCGTCACCGTCCGGGACGGCTACGGCCAGACGGAGAACACCCTGCTGGTCGGGACGTTGCGGGACATGGATGTCAAACCGGGATCGATGGGCAAACCCTTTCCGGGCATGCCGGTGGCGATCGTCGACGATGACGGACAGCCTGCCGCGGTCGGCGAGATCGGGCACATCGCGGTGCACCGATCGCACCCGGCCTTGTTCCGCGGGTATCTGAACGACCCCGAGCGGACCGCGAAGGCGTACCGCGGGGAGTGGTACATCACCGGCGACAAGGGCCGCATGGACGAGGACGGCTACTTCTGGTTCGAAGGGCGTTCGGACGACATCATCATCTCGGCGGGGTACACCATCGGGCCGTTCGAGGTGGAGGACGCCCTGGTCAAGCACCCCAAGGTGGCCGAATGCGCGGTGGTGGCGGCTCCGGATCCGGAGCGCGGGCACATCGTCAAGGCGTACGTGATCCTGCGCGATCCGGAGGACGCACATGACCCGAACCTGATCAGCGAGCTGCAGGAGCACGTCAAGCGGGTGACGGCGCCGTACAAGTACCCGCGGGCCATCACGTTCGTCGACAGCCTGCCGAAGACCACGAGCGGCAAGATCCGCCGTGTGGAACTGCGCGAACGGGCCGCCATGGAGGCGCAAGCGGCGGCCGGCGGAACGGACGGCTGAACGGGCGGCCGGGCGCACGTGGATGCCCGGGACGGGTGTCTAGGGAAGGCGAATCAAAGTAGTTCGTGTGCCGCTGTGGGCATCGGCGGCATGGGGGCTGTTTTTCTTCTGTCGACCGCGGTGGCTTTCAACAATCAGGACTTCAGCAGTGGGTGTATCACGGTGGAGCCCTTGACTCAAGCTGAAGTCGCGTGTTGGTGTGAGGATGCCGATGTTTTTCACCGATCCCATTGAAACTGAATCTGGTATCCTGGGCCAACCTGTTGGATCACATACCAGTGCCCTGATGTTAAGGCAGGATTCGTAACCCCCGCCACCACGATCTCTGCGGTTGTGGTCCGGCCTTCTTCTGCCGGAGAGCTGAGTATGAGTTTACCGAATGGTGTAGGATCTGCCCGGAAACTTGCGTTCGATTGGCTGTCCAAGATGTTTTAGCCATCTCGAAATGGCCGAAAGCTGACGTTATTGCCTGTCCGAAAATTGCTGAGTAAAATGGCCGTATCCTAGGAAAGGAAAGACGCCCCTCTTTACGTGGTGCTGCGCCAACAGCATCACAAGGGGCGTCCCATCACTCGGATATGGTCAGTATATCAAACTTTAAGCTTGTTGAAAGCCACACCGCCGGTGTTTTTTGTCCGGAGTGCGGAGAATGTCCCCTGCCCTTGTTGCCAAGGTGAGCTTCGCGTCATCGGGAGTCGGAAAAGGACCTGGGTTCAGAGTTCCGGCAACAAGGTAAAACTCATCATCCGCCGACTGCGCTGCCGGGATTGCAACAAGATCCACCACGAACTGCCAAGCTTTCTGGTTCCCTATCGCCGCCACGAGGCACAGGTCATTGAGGATGCTGTCACGGATAAGGCGACGCCTGCCTGCGTTGAGGAATCAACGCTGCGGCGCTGGCGTCAGTGGTTTGAGGTCTTTGCCCCATATGCCGCCGGCTGCCTGGAGTCCATCGCTGACCGCTTCCAGTGGACTGTGGAGAGTTCGTCCGCTCATCCACAAACCGCACTCCATCGAATCGGACGG includes the following:
- a CDS encoding DsbA family oxidoreductase, producing the protein MRIDIFQDTVCPWCRIGKVHLFEALKQWQEEPVEIHWRAFLLDPGTPVEGRPFSSLAEKLGGPERLKQMHQRICEIGKACGIDFNFSEIERLPNTRLSHQLIRLTPEPLRTQMVEAITRAYFEEGRDIGRMDVLLDLAEGLGLDRARTKRQLEEGEGLGEVEEDLAFARDAGISGVPFFIFNGRLAVSGAQPVDVFLEALNEAKRLSQGN
- a CDS encoding acyl-CoA dehydrogenase family protein, which translates into the protein MTGGVGTDSRTWFLRDQDERVRHEVVAKLSAAFAERAARYDEEGSFPHENIEALRASGYVRWTVPKRFGGEEISLYEMLLHQEQLARGDGSTALAIGWHVGMMLNLRASGAFPEPLFEEVCRSVVARGALINSCASEPVTGSPSRGGRPQTTAYPEPGGYRIRGRKTFSTLSPALDWILITAGIDGSPDVGEFLLRGEDVQVVETWNVMGMRATGSHDIVMDDVFVPAERLVSRLQPGQKSPRNRDGGGWMLHIPATYLGVALAARDTAVRYAATYQPNSLPHPIAKVDHIQEKMGQMELKLLAARTLMYDLARRWDEADAQTRLALRPQLGAVKTLATNSALEVVDLAMRIVGARSLWKDLPLERFYRDVRAGLHNPPMDDVVYRMLADAAVQDVTQPGLSRSGR
- a CDS encoding DUF6431 domain-containing protein, with the protein product MFFVRSAENVPCPCCQGELRVIGSRKRTWVQSSGNKVKLIIRRLRCRDCNKIHHELPSFLVPYRRHEAQVIEDAVTDKATPACVEESTLRRWRQWFEVFAPYAAGCLESIADRFQWTVESSSAHPQTALHRIGRVVGHHPGWLARAVRPIANLHLWRHTRSAC
- a CDS encoding thioredoxin family protein, translated to MEEIQSLDQYFTVVRGDRPVVMIFSAGWCPDCRYLDTFIDQVIRDNPDFGFYKVDRDRFGELCETLDILGIPSLVAYREGQVVGRFVSKLRKTKEEVQSFLDDVRAKVAPAS
- a CDS encoding acyl-CoA synthetase, translated to MGYNFARAVDEIANKAPERLAVLCVDEAGRERRLTYGQLRRDTNRLASALARVGVGRGQRVLVLLPRGVEPYVVYLALLKLGATVMPSSEMLRAGDIRYRVQHAEASVVIAHARLTGEVDAVRGECPSLCHFFSVGGAVPEWASLEDTMELGSSADFVVPTADDDMAFLSYTSGTTGGPKGVVHTYRWPLEHLRVAGTYWFDAQPGEVAWATAGPGWAKWVWSPFVSVLGNGATAFVYQGRFQPERYLELLERYQVSLLCATPTEYRLMAKVRGLERYQVQLRSACSAGEPLNREVIDTFRRVYGVTVRDGYGQTENTLLVGTLRDMDVKPGSMGKPFPGMPVAIVDDDGQPAAVGEIGHIAVHRSHPALFRGYLNDPERTAKAYRGEWYITGDKGRMDEDGYFWFEGRSDDIIISAGYTIGPFEVEDALVKHPKVAECAVVAAPDPERGHIVKAYVILRDPEDAHDPNLISELQEHVKRVTAPYKYPRAITFVDSLPKTTSGKIRRVELRERAAMEAQAAAGGTDG